The following are from one region of the Pseudomonas putida genome:
- a CDS encoding RNA polymerase factor sigma-70 has protein sequence MAEQLSTSKCDSPLLQAFVDNRNILVKIAARITGCRSRAEDVVQDAFFRLSAAPQITSSFKAQLSYLFQIVRNLAIDHYRKQAMELKYSGSEEEGLNVVVQNASPEATHINLAALDDIAEALNELPQRTRYAFEMYRLHGVPQKDIAKELGVSPTLVNFMIRDALVHCRKMASRQA, from the coding sequence ATGGCGGAACAACTATCCACAAGTAAGTGCGATTCACCATTACTGCAGGCCTTCGTCGACAACCGCAACATCCTGGTCAAGATCGCCGCCCGCATCACCGGCTGCCGGTCGCGCGCCGAAGACGTGGTGCAGGACGCCTTTTTCCGGCTCAGCGCTGCCCCGCAGATCACCTCCTCTTTCAAGGCGCAACTGAGCTACCTGTTCCAGATCGTGCGCAACCTGGCCATCGACCACTACCGCAAGCAGGCCATGGAGTTGAAGTACTCCGGCAGCGAGGAAGAAGGCCTGAACGTGGTCGTGCAGAATGCCTCCCCCGAAGCCACCCACATCAACCTTGCGGCGCTGGATGACATTGCCGAGGCGCTGAACGAACTGCCCCAGCGCACCCGTTATGCCTTCGAGATGTACCGCCTGCATGGCGTGCCGCAGAAGGACATTGCCAAGGAGCTGGGGGTGTCGCCGACGCTGGTCAACTTCATGATCCGCGATGCGCTGGTGCATTGCCGCAAGATGGCCAGCCGGCAAGCCTGA
- a CDS encoding GNAT family N-acetyltransferase, which yields MPFDAASQPQSVPRWRSLSAEEGDRWLSLSLEGRPLIQLRLELGAPLQVHLERLCPERPCQALWAACYWLLSRDTVCQRLAWYLPEVPPQALSRALTSGLLLAGQQPGQYLCERALFWQLPQPWLGESASGAYPQQMHISNDKRHPRRAPKPRGEVYRRFDARLGSWVSLRTLEIEHDLERFNRWQNNPRVEAFWQEGGTLAQHREYLGKLEADPHTLTLIGCFDDEPFAYFEAYWAKEDRIAPFYPADDYDRGIHMLVGEERHRGPHKVASWLSALVHYLFLDDPRTQRVVAEPRADNGKMIGYMHDQCFHCDKEFDFPHKRAALMILGRERFFERCRLA from the coding sequence ATGCCGTTCGATGCCGCTTCGCAACCCCAGTCAGTGCCACGCTGGCGCAGCCTCAGTGCCGAGGAGGGCGACCGCTGGCTGAGCCTGTCCCTCGAAGGCCGTCCGCTGATCCAGTTGCGCCTGGAGCTGGGCGCCCCCTTGCAGGTCCACCTTGAGCGGCTGTGCCCCGAGCGCCCCTGTCAGGCCTTGTGGGCCGCCTGCTATTGGTTGCTATCCCGCGACACGGTCTGCCAGCGCCTGGCCTGGTACCTGCCCGAAGTGCCGCCGCAGGCGTTGTCTCGGGCATTGACCAGTGGCCTGCTGCTGGCCGGCCAGCAGCCAGGCCAATACCTGTGCGAGCGGGCGCTGTTCTGGCAGTTGCCGCAGCCGTGGCTGGGGGAATCGGCCAGCGGGGCGTACCCGCAGCAGATGCACATCAGCAACGACAAGCGCCATCCGCGCCGCGCACCCAAGCCCCGTGGTGAAGTGTACCGGCGCTTCGACGCGCGGCTGGGAAGCTGGGTGTCGCTGCGCACCCTGGAGATCGAGCACGACCTGGAGCGCTTCAACCGCTGGCAGAACAACCCACGGGTAGAAGCGTTCTGGCAGGAGGGAGGCACGCTTGCGCAGCACCGTGAATACCTGGGCAAGCTGGAAGCCGACCCGCATACCCTGACGCTGATCGGTTGCTTTGATGATGAGCCGTTTGCCTACTTCGAGGCGTACTGGGCCAAGGAAGACCGCATTGCGCCGTTCTACCCGGCCGATGACTACGACCGTGGTATCCACATGCTGGTAGGCGAAGAGCGCCACCGCGGGCCGCACAAGGTGGCCAGCTGGTTATCGGCGCTGGTGCACTACCTGTTTCTGGATGATCCACGTACCCAGCGAGTGGTAGCCGAGCCGCGTGCCGACAACGGCAAGATGATCGGCTACATGCACGACCAGTGCTTCCACTGCGACAAGGAGTTCGACTTCCCGCACAAGCGCGCGGCGCTGATGATTCTGGGACGGGAGCGGTTTTTCGAGCGTTGCAGACTGGCTTGA
- a CDS encoding transporter substrate-binding domain-containing protein, producing MTPAPGLKALFSLMLLTVFWLAAPSWAAGAVEVKIGAAHFPPYTVRPEQGADTGLLPQLVDALNRMQQHYHFVLVPTSIQRRFGDFQQGRTDMAIFENPQWGWQQIPHQTVDMGLEDAEVFVARLADGRDPRYFDDLRGKRLALFNGYHYAFAGFNPDPEYLRTTYNATLTYSHDSNLLMVQAGRADIALVTRSYLSDFLTRNPASQERLLPSQRIDQVYHHYALLRPGAPIGEQSFAALLRALRESGELARIFEPYRITVAAPHN from the coding sequence TTGACTCCAGCACCCGGCCTCAAGGCCCTGTTTTCCCTGATGCTGCTGACTGTGTTCTGGCTGGCGGCGCCGTCATGGGCGGCTGGTGCCGTCGAGGTGAAGATTGGCGCGGCGCACTTCCCGCCCTACACCGTGCGCCCGGAGCAGGGCGCCGACACAGGCCTGCTGCCGCAGCTGGTCGATGCGCTCAACCGCATGCAGCAGCACTACCACTTCGTTCTGGTACCCACGTCCATCCAGCGGCGTTTCGGTGACTTCCAGCAGGGCCGTACCGACATGGCCATTTTCGAGAACCCGCAATGGGGCTGGCAGCAGATTCCCCACCAGACCGTGGACATGGGCCTGGAAGACGCCGAAGTGTTCGTCGCCCGCCTGGCCGACGGTCGTGACCCGCGCTACTTCGACGACCTGCGCGGCAAGCGCCTGGCACTGTTCAACGGCTATCACTATGCATTCGCCGGCTTCAACCCCGACCCGGAATACCTGCGCACGACCTACAACGCGACCCTGACCTATTCCCACGACAGCAACCTGTTGATGGTGCAGGCCGGCCGCGCCGACATCGCCCTGGTCACGCGTTCCTACCTCAGTGATTTCCTGACGCGCAATCCGGCCAGCCAGGAGCGGTTGTTGCCTTCGCAGCGCATTGACCAGGTCTACCACCACTACGCCTTGCTGCGCCCGGGTGCACCCATCGGCGAGCAGTCGTTCGCAGCGCTGCTGCGCGCCCTGCGCGAGAGTGGCGAGCTGGCGCGCATCTTCGAGCCCTACCGCATCACGGTGGCCGCACCCCATAACTAA
- a CDS encoding exonuclease domain-containing protein: MGHWLVIDLEATTDNGGWPVTEMEVIEIGASLVTREGREVDHFQRFVKPRRRPQLTPFCRELTHISQASVDSAASFREVWASFERWLGHHREQLQAWVSWGDYDRQQLHQEWQQHGLDSLLRTLPHINLKQRFAKARHLQRPAGLNGALQLAGMHFCGQQHRALEDARNTARLLPLSLPADAT, from the coding sequence ATGGGCCATTGGTTGGTGATCGACCTTGAAGCCACCACCGACAATGGTGGGTGGCCGGTCACAGAGATGGAAGTGATTGAAATCGGCGCAAGCCTGGTGACCCGCGAAGGCCGCGAGGTCGACCACTTCCAGCGCTTCGTGAAGCCCCGGCGGCGGCCGCAGCTGACCCCGTTCTGCCGTGAGCTGACCCACATCAGCCAGGCCAGCGTGGACAGTGCCGCGTCGTTCCGCGAGGTGTGGGCAAGCTTCGAGCGCTGGCTTGGGCACCATCGAGAGCAGCTTCAGGCCTGGGTCAGCTGGGGTGACTATGATCGCCAGCAACTGCACCAGGAATGGCAGCAGCATGGCCTGGACAGCCTGTTGCGAACCCTGCCGCACATCAACCTCAAGCAACGTTTCGCCAAGGCCCGCCACCTGCAGCGCCCTGCTGGGCTCAATGGTGCACTGCAGCTGGCCGGCATGCACTTTTGCGGGCAGCAGCATCGGGCCCTGGAAGATGCGCGCAATACCGCGCGGCTGCTGCCGTTGAGCCTGCCGGCGGACGCTACCTGA
- a CDS encoding pyrimidine/purine nucleoside phosphorylase codes for MFQVNEYFNGTVKSIAFAGEEGPATVGVMAPGEYEFGTAKREIMHVVSGALTVKLPGSDNWETFKAGDKFNVPADSKFQLQVKVDTAYLCEYRD; via the coding sequence ATGTTCCAGGTCAACGAGTACTTCAACGGCACCGTCAAGTCGATCGCATTCGCGGGCGAAGAAGGCCCGGCCACTGTCGGTGTGATGGCCCCGGGCGAATACGAGTTCGGCACTGCCAAGCGCGAGATCATGCATGTGGTTTCGGGTGCGCTGACCGTGAAGCTGCCAGGTAGCGACAACTGGGAAACCTTCAAGGCGGGCGACAAGTTCAACGTGCCGGCTGACAGCAAGTTCCAGCTGCAGGTGAAGGTGGATACCGCTTACCTGTGCGAGTACCGCGACTAA
- a CDS encoding dienelactone hydrolase family protein, translated as MINGQSAGIDGDQWAKIGNVPGLRCDPPHVQGKDGYKGCLILAHGAGAPMDSGFMEQMAQRLAALGVAVVRFEFPYMAERRVTGGKRPPNPQKVLLECWREVYRQVRPLVAGKLAVGGKSMGGRMASLLADELEADALVCLGYPFYAVGKPEKPRVEHLAELKTPTLIVQGERDALGNREAVAGYALSPAIEVSWLVAGDHDLKPLKASGVSHEQHLQAAAEKVAAFLKD; from the coding sequence ATGATTAATGGGCAAAGTGCCGGTATTGACGGGGATCAATGGGCGAAGATCGGAAATGTCCCAGGCTTGCGCTGCGATCCCCCGCACGTTCAGGGCAAGGACGGCTACAAGGGCTGCCTGATCCTGGCCCACGGCGCAGGTGCACCGATGGACAGCGGGTTCATGGAGCAAATGGCGCAAAGGCTTGCGGCGCTTGGGGTGGCGGTAGTGCGCTTCGAGTTCCCGTACATGGCCGAGCGCAGGGTTACCGGCGGCAAGCGGCCGCCAAACCCGCAGAAGGTGTTGCTGGAATGCTGGCGCGAGGTGTACAGGCAGGTGCGACCTTTGGTCGCGGGCAAGCTGGCGGTGGGTGGCAAGTCCATGGGCGGGCGCATGGCCAGCCTGCTGGCCGATGAACTGGAAGCGGATGCACTGGTGTGCCTGGGCTATCCGTTCTATGCGGTGGGCAAGCCGGAGAAGCCACGGGTCGAGCACCTGGCCGAATTGAAGACACCGACGTTGATCGTGCAGGGCGAGCGGGATGCGCTGGGTAACCGCGAGGCGGTGGCGGGGTACGCGTTATCGCCGGCGATCGAGGTGAGCTGGCTGGTGGCAGGGGACCATGACCTGAAGCCGCTGAAGGCTTCGGGGGTCAGCCATGAGCAGCACTTGCAGGCGGCGGCTGAGAAGGTTGCGGCATTCCTGAAGGATTAG
- the ccoN gene encoding cytochrome-c oxidase, cbb3-type subunit I → MNTTSSTAYNYKVVRQFAIMTVVWGIVGMGLGVFIAAQLAWPSLNFDLPWTSFGRLRPLHTNAVIFAFGGCALFATSYYSVQRTCQTTLFAPGLAAFTFWGWQLVILLAAISLPLGYTSSKEYAELEWPIDILITIVWVSYAIVFFGTLMKRNTKHIYVGNWFFGGFILTVAMLHVVNNLELPVSMTKSYSIYAGATDAMVQWWYGHNAVGFFLTAGFLGMMYYYVPKQAERPVYSYRLSIVHFWALITLYIWAGPHHLHYTALPDWAQSLGMVMSLILLAPSWGGMINGMMTLSGAWHKLRSDPILRFLVVSLAFYGMSTFEGPMMAIKTVNALSHYTDWTIGHVHAGALGWVAMISIGALYHTIPKVFGKERMYSIGLINAHFWLATIGTVLYIASMWVNGIAQGLMWRAVNSDGTLTYSFVETLVASHPGFIVRFVGGAIFLSGMFLMAWNTWRTVRSPALDVASANAQLA, encoded by the coding sequence ATGAACACAACCAGCAGTACCGCCTATAACTACAAGGTGGTCCGCCAATTCGCCATCATGACGGTGGTGTGGGGAATCGTCGGGATGGGGCTCGGCGTCTTCATCGCCGCCCAGCTCGCCTGGCCTTCCCTCAACTTCGACCTCCCCTGGACCAGCTTCGGCCGCCTGCGCCCCCTGCATACCAATGCGGTGATCTTCGCCTTCGGCGGCTGTGCGCTGTTCGCCACCTCCTATTATTCGGTGCAACGCACCTGTCAGACCACCCTGTTCGCACCGGGCCTGGCCGCGTTCACCTTCTGGGGCTGGCAACTGGTAATCCTGCTGGCGGCCATCAGCCTGCCGCTGGGCTACACCAGCTCCAAGGAGTACGCCGAACTGGAATGGCCGATCGACATCCTGATCACCATCGTCTGGGTGAGCTACGCCATCGTGTTCTTCGGCACGCTGATGAAACGCAACACCAAACACATCTACGTGGGTAACTGGTTCTTCGGCGGGTTCATCCTCACCGTGGCGATGCTGCACGTCGTCAACAACCTGGAACTGCCAGTCAGCATGACCAAGTCGTACTCGATCTATGCCGGCGCTACCGACGCCATGGTGCAGTGGTGGTACGGCCACAACGCGGTGGGCTTCTTCCTGACCGCAGGCTTCCTGGGGATGATGTATTACTACGTGCCCAAGCAGGCCGAACGCCCGGTGTATTCGTATCGCCTGTCGATCGTGCACTTCTGGGCACTGATCACCCTGTACATCTGGGCCGGCCCGCATCACCTGCACTACACCGCGCTGCCGGACTGGGCACAGTCGCTGGGCATGGTGATGTCGCTGATCCTGCTGGCACCCAGCTGGGGCGGCATGATCAACGGCATGATGACCCTCTCGGGGGCCTGGCACAAACTGCGTAGCGACCCGATCCTGCGCTTCCTGGTGGTGTCGCTGGCGTTCTACGGCATGTCCACCTTCGAAGGCCCGATGATGGCCATCAAGACGGTCAACGCGCTTTCCCACTACACCGACTGGACCATCGGCCATGTGCACGCCGGTGCCCTCGGCTGGGTTGCGATGATCTCGATCGGCGCGCTGTACCACACCATCCCGAAAGTGTTCGGCAAGGAGCGCATGTACAGCATCGGCCTGATCAACGCGCACTTCTGGCTGGCCACCATCGGCACCGTACTGTACATCGCCTCGATGTGGGTCAACGGCATCGCCCAGGGCCTTATGTGGCGCGCGGTCAACAGCGACGGCACGCTCACCTACTCGTTCGTGGAAACCCTGGTGGCCAGCCACCCAGGCTTCATCGTGCGCTTCGTTGGCGGTGCGATCTTCCTCAGCGGCATGTTCCTGATGGCCTGGAACACCTGGCGCACCGTGCGTTCGCCGGCGCTCGATGTCGCCTCTGCGAACGCCCAGCTGGCTTGA
- the ccoO gene encoding cytochrome-c oxidase, cbb3-type subunit II — MKHEVIEKNVGLLALLMVFAVSIGGLTQIVPLFFQDVTNKPVEGMKPYTALQLEGRDIYIREGCVGCHSQMIRPFRAETERYGHYSVAGESVWDHPFLWGSKRTGPDLARVGGRYSDDWHRAHLYNPRNVVPESKMPSYPWLVAQQVDNSHTDTKMRTLRTLGVPYTDDDIAGARDAVKGKTEMDALVAYLQVLGTAIKNKR, encoded by the coding sequence ATGAAACATGAAGTCATCGAGAAAAACGTCGGCCTGCTGGCGCTGCTGATGGTGTTCGCTGTCAGTATCGGCGGCCTGACCCAGATCGTCCCGCTGTTCTTCCAGGACGTCACCAACAAACCGGTCGAAGGCATGAAGCCCTACACCGCGCTGCAGCTGGAAGGCCGTGATATCTATATCCGCGAAGGCTGCGTAGGCTGCCATTCGCAGATGATCCGCCCGTTCCGTGCCGAAACCGAACGCTACGGCCACTACTCGGTAGCCGGTGAAAGCGTGTGGGACCACCCGTTCCTGTGGGGCTCCAAGCGCACCGGGCCGGACCTGGCCCGGGTCGGTGGCCGCTACTCGGACGACTGGCACCGTGCGCACCTGTACAACCCGCGCAACGTGGTGCCGGAGTCGAAGATGCCGTCGTACCCGTGGCTGGTCGCCCAGCAGGTCGACAACAGCCACACCGACACCAAGATGCGCACCCTGCGCACCCTGGGCGTGCCGTATACCGACGACGACATCGCCGGGGCCCGCGACGCGGTCAAGGGCAAGACCGAGATGGACGCCCTGGTCGCCTACCTGCAGGTGCTCGGCACCGCGATCAAGAACAAGAGGTGA
- a CDS encoding CcoQ/FixQ family Cbb3-type cytochrome c oxidase assembly chaperone, with protein MEIDIGMIRGLGTLVVMIAFIGLTLWVFNRRRDHDFAEARLLPFVDDRLPSAGQEPAAKRSNGQ; from the coding sequence ATGGAAATCGACATCGGCATGATCCGCGGCCTGGGTACCCTGGTGGTGATGATCGCCTTCATCGGGCTCACCCTGTGGGTATTCAACCGCCGCCGCGACCATGATTTCGCCGAAGCGCGCCTGCTGCCCTTCGTCGACGACCGCCTGCCCTCTGCCGGACAGGAACCTGCTGCAAAAAGGAGTAACGGGCAATGA
- the ccoP gene encoding cytochrome-c oxidase, cbb3-type subunit III produces MTTFWSTYICVLTIGSLIGLTWLLLATRKGQGNTTDQTMGHSFDGIEEYDNPLPKWWFWLFVGTLVFAVGYLILYPGLGNWKGILPGYENGWTGANEWQKEMDKADAKFGPIFARYAAMPVEEVAKDPQALKMGSRLFASNCSVCHGSDAKGAYGFPNLTDKDWRWGGEAETIKASIMNGRHGVMPAWAEVIGEQGVADVAAFVLTDLAGRSLPEGVKADAAKGKDIFAGNCVACHGPEGKGTPAMGAPDLTHPQAFIYGSSFAQLQQTIRYGRQGQMPAQAEIQGNDKVHLLAAYVYSLSQDQASPDLTAK; encoded by the coding sequence ATGACCACCTTCTGGAGTACGTACATCTGCGTACTGACCATCGGTAGCCTGATTGGCCTGACCTGGCTGTTGCTCGCCACCCGCAAGGGCCAGGGCAACACCACCGACCAGACCATGGGCCACAGCTTCGACGGCATCGAGGAATACGACAACCCGCTGCCCAAGTGGTGGTTCTGGCTGTTCGTCGGCACCCTGGTATTCGCGGTCGGCTACCTGATCCTCTACCCGGGCCTGGGCAACTGGAAGGGCATCCTGCCGGGCTATGAAAACGGCTGGACCGGCGCCAACGAATGGCAGAAGGAAATGGACAAGGCCGACGCGAAATTCGGCCCGATCTTCGCCAGGTACGCCGCCATGCCCGTGGAAGAAGTGGCCAAGGACCCGCAAGCACTGAAGATGGGCAGCCGCCTGTTCGCCTCCAACTGCTCGGTGTGCCACGGCTCGGATGCCAAGGGTGCCTATGGCTTCCCCAACCTCACCGACAAGGACTGGCGCTGGGGCGGCGAAGCGGAAACCATCAAGGCTTCGATCATGAACGGTCGTCACGGCGTGATGCCGGCCTGGGCTGAAGTGATCGGCGAGCAGGGCGTGGCCGATGTGGCCGCGTTCGTGCTCACCGACCTTGCAGGCCGCAGCCTGCCTGAAGGGGTCAAGGCCGACGCGGCCAAGGGCAAGGATATCTTCGCCGGCAACTGCGTGGCCTGCCACGGCCCTGAAGGCAAGGGCACTCCAGCCATGGGCGCGCCAGACCTGACCCACCCGCAGGCGTTCATCTACGGGTCGAGCTTTGCCCAGCTGCAGCAGACCATTCGTTATGGCCGCCAGGGTCAGATGCCAGCGCAGGCGGAGATTCAGGGCAACGACAAGGTGCACCTGCTGGCGGCGTATGTGTATAGCCTGTCGCAGGATCAAGCTTCGCCAGACCTGACAGCCAAGTAA
- the ccoN gene encoding cytochrome-c oxidase, cbb3-type subunit I has translation MSTAISPTAYNYKVVRQFAIMTVVWGILGMGLGVFIASQLVWPQLNLDLPWTSFGRLRPLHTNLVIFAFGGCALFGTSYYVVQRTCQTRLISDSMAAFTFWGWQAVIVGALITLPMGYTTTKEYAELEWPLAILLAIVWVTYGLVFFGTIVKRKTKHIYVGNWFYGAFIVVTAMLHIVNHISLPVSLFKSYSAYSGATDAMIQWWYGHNAVGFFLTTGFLGMMYYFVPKQAERPIYSYRLSIVHFWALITLYIWAGPHHLHYTALPDWAQSLGMVMSIILLAPSWGGMINGMMTLSGAWHKLRTDPILRFLVVSLAFYGMSTFEGPMMAIKTVNSLSHYTDWTIGHVHAGALGWVAMISIGAVYHMIPRLYGREQMHSVGLINAHFWLATIGTVLYIASMWVNGITQGLMWRAINDDGTLTYSFVEALQASHPGYIVRALGGAFFASGMLLMAYNVFRTVRAANPAQAEEAAKIVVVGAH, from the coding sequence ATGAGCACAGCAATCAGTCCGACTGCTTATAACTATAAGGTCGTCCGCCAGTTCGCCATCATGACGGTGGTCTGGGGGATCCTTGGCATGGGCCTCGGCGTCTTCATCGCCTCGCAGCTGGTATGGCCGCAACTGAACCTGGACCTGCCCTGGACCAGCTTCGGCCGCCTGCGTCCGCTGCACACCAACCTGGTGATCTTCGCCTTCGGGGGCTGTGCGCTGTTCGGCACCAGCTACTACGTGGTGCAGCGCACCTGCCAGACCCGGCTGATCTCCGACAGCATGGCCGCCTTCACCTTCTGGGGTTGGCAGGCGGTAATCGTCGGCGCGCTGATCACCCTGCCGATGGGCTACACCACCACCAAGGAATACGCCGAGCTCGAGTGGCCGCTGGCGATCCTGCTGGCCATCGTCTGGGTCACCTACGGGCTGGTGTTCTTCGGCACCATCGTCAAGCGCAAGACCAAGCACATCTATGTCGGCAACTGGTTCTACGGCGCCTTCATCGTGGTTACCGCGATGCTGCACATCGTCAACCACATCTCCCTGCCGGTAAGCCTGTTCAAGTCGTACTCGGCCTACTCCGGCGCCACCGACGCGATGATCCAGTGGTGGTACGGCCACAACGCCGTGGGCTTCTTCCTCACTACCGGCTTCCTGGGGATGATGTACTACTTCGTACCCAAGCAGGCCGAGCGCCCGATCTACTCGTATCGCCTGTCGATCGTGCACTTCTGGGCACTGATCACTCTGTACATCTGGGCCGGCCCGCACCACCTGCACTACACCGCCCTGCCCGACTGGGCACAGTCGCTGGGCATGGTGATGTCGATCATCCTGCTGGCACCCAGCTGGGGCGGCATGATCAACGGCATGATGACCCTCTCCGGTGCCTGGCACAAACTGCGCACAGACCCGATCCTGCGCTTCCTGGTGGTGTCGCTGGCGTTCTACGGCATGTCCACCTTCGAAGGCCCGATGATGGCGATCAAGACCGTGAACTCGCTGTCGCACTACACCGACTGGACCATCGGCCACGTCCACGCCGGTGCCCTCGGCTGGGTGGCGATGATTTCGATCGGCGCCGTGTACCACATGATCCCGCGCCTGTATGGCCGCGAGCAGATGCACAGCGTCGGCCTGATCAACGCGCACTTCTGGCTGGCCACCATCGGTACCGTGCTGTACATCGCCTCGATGTGGGTAAACGGCATCACCCAGGGCCTGATGTGGCGCGCCATCAACGATGACGGCACCCTCACCTACTCCTTCGTCGAAGCCCTGCAGGCCAGCCACCCTGGCTATATCGTCCGCGCCCTGGGCGGTGCGTTCTTCGCCAGCGGCATGCTGCTGATGGCCTACAACGTGTTCCGTACCGTACGTGCCGCCAACCCGGCACAGGCCGAGGAAGCCGCCAAGATCGTCGTCGTGGGAGCGCACTGA
- the ccoO gene encoding cytochrome-c oxidase, cbb3-type subunit II → MKHEAVEKNIGLLAFFMVIAVSVGGLTQIVPLFFQDVTNKPVEGMKPRTALELEGRDIYIREGCVGCHSQMIRPFRAETERYGHYSVAGESVWDHPFLWGSKRTGPDLARVGGRYSDDWHRAHLYNPRNVVPESKMPSYPWLVEHKLDGQDTAKKMEVLRTLGVPYTDADIAGARDAVKGKTEMDAIVAYLQGLGTIIKSKR, encoded by the coding sequence ATGAAGCATGAAGCCGTCGAGAAGAACATAGGCCTGCTGGCCTTCTTCATGGTCATCGCCGTGAGCGTCGGTGGCCTGACCCAGATCGTCCCGCTGTTTTTCCAGGACGTCACCAACAAGCCCGTGGAGGGCATGAAGCCGCGCACCGCGCTGGAACTGGAAGGCCGCGATATCTACATCCGCGAAGGCTGCGTGGGCTGCCACTCGCAGATGATCCGCCCGTTCCGTGCCGAAACCGAACGCTACGGCCATTACTCGGTGGCCGGCGAGAGCGTGTGGGACCACCCGTTCCTGTGGGGCTCCAAGCGCACCGGGCCGGACCTGGCCCGGGTTGGTGGCCGCTACTCCGATGACTGGCACCGTGCGCACCTGTACAACCCGCGCAACGTGGTACCGGAATCGAAGATGCCGTCGTACCCGTGGCTGGTCGAGCACAAGCTCGACGGCCAGGACACCGCGAAGAAGATGGAAGTGCTGCGCACCCTCGGCGTGCCGTACACCGACGCCGACATCGCCGGGGCCCGCGACGCGGTCAAGGGCAAGACCGAAATGGACGCCATCGTCGCGTACCTGCAGGGTCTTGGCACCATCATCAAGAGCAAACGGTGA
- a CDS encoding cbb3-type cytochrome c oxidase subunit 3, with product MDIGMIRGLGTVVVMVAFVGLALWVFNPRRKKDFDEATQLPFADDPAACRHVEQEHEKASGSKKQ from the coding sequence ATGGATATCGGGATGATTCGCGGCCTGGGCACCGTCGTGGTGATGGTGGCCTTCGTGGGCCTGGCGCTGTGGGTGTTCAACCCACGGCGCAAGAAGGACTTCGACGAAGCGACCCAACTGCCTTTCGCGGATGACCCCGCAGCCTGCCGCCACGTCGAGCAAGAGCACGAAAAAGCTTCTGGGAGCAAAAAACAATGA